One Syntrophaceae bacterium DNA window includes the following coding sequences:
- the rpsP gene encoding 30S ribosomal protein S16: protein MAVRMRLTRMGTRKKPYYRIVVADSESPRDGKFIEIVGNYDPKKNPAEITVKEDRVREWLTRGAVPTLTVAQLLGKKGITIAKDKTKVA, encoded by the coding sequence ATGGCTGTGAGGATGAGATTGACGCGGATGGGAACCCGGAAGAAACCCTACTACCGGATCGTCGTAGCCGATTCGGAGTCGCCCAGGGACGGGAAATTCATCGAAATCGTCGGCAATTACGACCCGAAGAAGAACCCGGCGGAGATCACGGTCAAGGAAGACCGGGTCCGGGAATGGCTCACCAGGGGGGCCGTGCCGACGCTGACCGTCGCCCAGCTGCTCGGGAAGAAGGGGATCACGATCGCGAAGGACAAGACCAAGGTCGCCTGA